CTGACGAGGTGTTGTCCACTGATATGGATTGGACCTGGACCAGAACCAGCCTTCAGACGGAAAACTGCAGGCGGTGTGATTGTGAAACTCCCGAGACAAACCTGTGCCGAGAGTTAAGTGAGTTAACTCTAGAGTGGCCTTTATTGTGTCTCACAGAGCAAAGGATCACATTTATCAGCACGACGAGAAGATCTTGTCTACTCACACTTGGCAGGGTCGAAGGTTTAAGCGAGACCAGGACTGCTGTGACTTTCTGACCCTCTGCGTCATGTCCTTCCACTTCCACTGTGTGGAGTACATCTTTTGTGGTGGAGTCCACACAGGCCTAGAGATAAATATCAACATTCACAATGAATCCTTTTTGCATTGGACCGTGACCACACACATCCTCCATCCACTGATTCTTGATCCTTATTCCCTCTCCTTTAGCACAGATTGGATTTTCTGTGATGTATagcattatagcatattagatcaaatgttttccagaggcaaaccctttaaaaaataaacaaacacatgccaAATGTGGCTtaaatttatattatataaatttaTATGCCAAAAAATGCTccttgaaataaaataacaaatctttcctgcatgacaataatatacagtaattaatccaaaaatacaatattacaattttaaccaaaattgaaacaaacatgaaattgTATCTGTGAAAATTAATGCTTAATTGGGTTTGTataattttctcaattatttcacatatttaacacagcttgttgatataataaataatatctttttattatcaatatttacaACTTCAGgcttccatatgtccaaaagtgactgacagtaatggaaaataagtcTTTATAAAAAAACTCTATGgtgtgtgaactatgaaccAGCTTGTTCCCGCCTCCTCAGCACAACCTGAACAATAATAATCTAACACACCAAGAGAGGCGGGGCTTAaggcagaacagccaatcaAAAACTTCAGAAAAAGTGTGGGCGTTGAACCCTCTCATCAGGAAAAGTGTAGGCATTAAAAGAACCGCCCCAAGGGTGCGAttccccagtgtgtgtgtgcgcgctcatgtattgtcattttaacgcAAAATCATTTATATCGATACAAGCGATACTGTCCTGTGTTATATCTTGTTTAGAAATATATCGATATATTAAATTATCGCCCAGTCCTACTACAAACACATCTATAGCTAGTTAATTTTGAAGTGATAttgtcacaggcttggagtcgctgtccgccTGGAACTAGTTCCCTGTCGACACCCGAAAAAAATAAGTGTCCAACTTTTATAATCGGACAcattttagatatttacaattatgaTGTCGGCTATCAACTGGGAAAAATCAGGTCCATTGAGCCGTCgttccaaaactcagtagccagtCAGCAGGCAGCTCGCTAAGGCCCACCCGCAAACCAAAAAACCatagtgcaaagaacaagtgtatttacaaataaaatacaatatttttgaatgattgaatAGATTTTacttgcttcttaaaaagtgtcaTTTGAACAATTAGATCGGACACAAATTTAATTCCATAGTTTAAAAAATTCtcgattccacctttgctttcgaAAGTCGAGCTCATGAAGTGGTTTCGATCAGCGACGCCCCTAATACTCAAGTATTTAAACGGTGCTGCTGATTAAGAAAGGTAGGTCTGACTGCTGGAGACAAGCAGCAATGGTAAGGGGGGAAACACAGGCTTTTAGTCGAGTGCAAAGAGGAAGGGTTATTTTGAGGTATATTTAGgattttcaaaaataaagcCTATGTTTAAGTTTATGTGAAGAACAGAAAGTTACACTGCTCCCTGTATAATGTGTGCATAACACTGTTCATATTGATGATTATCACATTGACTTAACGTTTCTGTTCATGCCCATCACCATTGCTTACCATCCTGAGATCTAGCTGATGCTCAAAGTCGTCATCATCGGGATTGAACTCCACGTCTTTTCCAGCCTCCAACACGCAGCCTGGAACAAAGAGTTCAAATGTTAACAAGCTAatctaataaaacaaatgctgcCTGTGTTTGCAAGACACGAGACATTTGAAGGCATCAAATATTGatctacattttatggaccaacaaCACAattcatttccaaaataaatgacagattgATTGATAAaaagaatcattagttgcagccaaACAAGCGATTATTTGGTTAGTTATTACGTGTTTCTGTTGGGAacaaaaattaattattttgcgaatgtagacaaaataaaacatttgaggaTGTCTTTCATTTGAGGTTTGGTAAACGATATTTGACAAGTCTTTCTGGGCCAAACAACTGACTAATCAGGAAAAATAACAGGCAGATTCATCTCGaatgtacagaaaaaaataaataactaaaaaagtaaaaaaacaacttcttatATTTACTGACATCGTCGTGAGACAAACTTTAAGGTGAAGCGAAAGTGAGACTTAAGGTCAGACAAGACTCAGCGTGGTCCACGTGAGTTTCCAGCCAcgatgatattttttttgtaacgtGTGGCATCGGTTCAATAATGTACACGCAGTTAAACCTACTGATGCGTCAGCGtgtgcacatttttaatgttaagaTCATGTGAAGTTACCAGGATCAGAGCTGCTCACAAACCGCAGGCGGCGCCATGTTGATATCAAACACGTGTACGACCACGCTGTTCAGCGGGACACACtactacatttacatttaagcatttagcagacacttttattcaaagcgacttacaaaaaggaataagctacatagaagaagtctcgagggaaaaaaatccactagataggaacagtggactgacaagAAGGTGAGCGTGCAGATGGAGgttaagtgctaggacagaagatgctcttagaagagctgggtcttctacTACAACCCCCTCCAGCAATTTTACATTCCACTCTCActaacaacacaacatttaacacttattattgttattttaatgcgACCACTTAAGCGTCACCCTCCATTTTGAGTAGGAGACGCGGCTACATGACTTAGTTTCCTCGAAATTGCTGTGCTAACAGCAGTCACTCATGAAGACAGAGACTTTGTCCGAGCTTTATATCGCAGAAAAAACACACGTGACTTTATCTCACCGTAAAGAAACGTCTGTGGTGCCATTGTTTCCTCGTCCATGCCGTCCATTGTGGGTGTTAAAGAGCTGTAGGTCTGCGGTGGAAGACTGACAAACTACAACTAAGTGACGAACCACACGTGGCTCAGCAGCAGTCGCCTCGTGTCTTCTTCGGcttgaacaaagaaaaagagcGGCACAGCGACACCCCACGGCACGGCGGTGCAGAGCAgggtctttttctttttttagggtctttatggcggttggcaaacaacgatttggtgctTTACCGCCAcaatctggtatggagtgtggatcaaAAATGCAATTGgaatgtaaattattattattatttactattattgttattattacaataataatagtaaataattattacaataataataataacaataataatcatcaaaatcagaatacttttattatcccaaAGAAAATTGTTTACAGTTCGTTCATCGTTACAGTTGCTCCATATCAGACTCAGAAGTACCCGTTTTTTAAAGAGCACACAagttaaaaatttaaaatttaaaaaagaaattaagaaattaaaaaagtttataatataataataataatatatgtacgTATGTTTACACTAAATATCAGCAACTATAGCTTACATATCAACATAATATGGGATGTGTAACACAGggtgatttaaaacaaacatgttcccAGTTTATAGAAATATTCACGCCATGTGTTCGTCACTGTTTTTGCTTGTTGTGGGTTTGTACACTGATAGATTTGACAGTATtgatagtttgtttttattctgttaaaTGCACTGTGATGTGCCTGCCAAATATgatcaaaacatttcatttccaaaGGCAAATATTTTATTCCACCCAGTCATAAAGCCATGTACACACATCCTGAaaggaattaaaataaaaacaccacaccatttaaaaaatgtacatatttattgtatggcttaacttgttgtttttttactgcttgTGACATAAAATAGCACTGCTCTAAACTACGATGGATGTATCACACAGCAAAGAGCAGCTCCAAAAACAACGATGGTTAATATTTTAGTGTCTAAAACTACTTTGTAGCCCAGTGAGACTTCTGTTATGCTGCTTTTAAACACATCATGACTCACAGACAATCCATCTGTAGGAGGCAACATTTCCTGTTTGTACACCATTGTGACAACATGGATTTGGTTTGGACGGAGGAAACAGTgccacatgttcacatgtacaGATGGAGCCGTCATCAGGAACTGGATTTCATCCAGATTTTTTAGGCAGTAACCACCATCCTACTGTGTTGTCAGGAGGGCGCTTCTGTTGCTATTTTGTCAATAAATGATCACGTGTGCAAAACgagaacatttgtttttccctcttgaGTTCAGAATGATTTAACATGTTTAATTTCATCTCAAAATGTACTCACATTTATATCacaataccttttttttctgacacACTGATTTGACCACAAGAAGCAAGACAGCAggtaaaaatacagtataaaggaactttataaagccacttctttcttttcacaaaaaaaaacaaacaaaacagaaagacttggccacaaaaacacagtataaGACCCACAAAATGTGCTGTTTCAAATTTCTTTAACTGTACACGAGAGACACCTAACAACAAGAAACAAATTGATTTCGCAGGCAAGCTACAGGCAggtcaaaatgtgtgtgtgacacatcaTGAGATGACTATAGAAATCCTTATGGCCAAATTCCCATAGCAACCTTTGGAGTTAAAGCAAAAAAGCACTTACCAACATGCAATTATTGTTGCTGATTGAACAAATAGCTTTGCAGTGCCGGAGCATCTTCATCTTTAACAAGTCAATCTTCAGTCTGTGAGAGAGAACTGAGGGTGGTGTGTTGGGTCCCAGTCACTTTGTATTCTGTGGTGAAAACGCCATGACGAGGCTAAACAGCATTCCAGTCCAGTCCCTTCAGTGGAGTCTCTGTGGGTTTGGCTGGATCCTGACGCCAGCTGGATGAGATGGGAGGAGAAGAATGGACTGGACTGGATGTATTGTAGATACGCATCCGCACACATGCACCAACAGCGAGTTGTCTCATTTGCCAAGTCTTTGTCTCCATCGTTTCTACTTGCCCTacatcacattttcaaacaGCTGCATGGATCTCATCATGGTTTCATCCTGGGGAGAGAAGAGACAAATAGACATGGAGAATTATAACATACTGAGtgttgtatgaggcactgacacccTAGACAACCTAGTGCAGGGGGTGAGTCAGTGACACCATAACTACCCCTTTAATGCATACTCAACCGTGTGTAGTAAGACTGCAGCTTTCAgttaaactttatttgtctttcataTAAACGTATTATATttactatatattataatatatagtaaATCTATAATAATAGATATATTTTGATAAATTGGTAGCATGTGGTTAATTATTCCCATTATCCTCCTATTACTGAAGAAATGAAGATGATTATAGATGTAGAAGTGGAAGTTACCTCCTGACAGGCTACAACAAACTCCTCTAAAGTCACCActccatctttgtttttgtccattttctgcaaaaaaaaaaaaaaagagagagaagaaacacaGAACATGACATGAGTCAGTGTCAAACTGTATGGACACTGTATGGACCACAGGGATTTTGATGGACAGTCACATAAAATTGAATCAGTCTGTATCTGAAAACACGTACAAAAAGTCGCAATAAAAATAGTTGAATTTGGGAAGCGAGTGTGAGGGATGTCTAAGTGTTTAAATAGCCATGGTCATATAATGACTTGGTAACAAATCAACGTTCACTGTTAACAAAAGCaatgaatttaattaattaagagGGACAGTCCAGGTTCTTCAAAGTCCTGACACACAGTCTGTGCTGACTCAACCCTTTCCtacttaaaaatgaaatttgtaaaccgctcactcgcCACAAAAAAAGCCCATGCAGGAAatctgttggtgtgttttttagaTCACAGCACAAGAGTTGTTTATCCCCTGGTGCCTATAAATGTGTATAGATGAATCCAAACGagggcagcagtagatcagcggctccccatgagctaaaaatgctcaTTTTCTTAATGGACGTCCGTGCACGAGAATGAACAAATGAGATTACAATCTTTAGTTTTCAGTCAGAAGAGGCTGTCTAACGTCAACATCTACTAAAATGCCGAACATGTTATTTGGATACCATAAatgcaggtgtagattttacgGTTAGACTGGTGCTCATTAAATATTTACTCTAGTTATCTACCCGATGGTGATGAAAAGTATTTTAAGATGCACTAATGTTACAAACTTTCAACCCACCCGTGGGGTGATCGCCAAGCGAGGGGGGATCTTtcttgtaataataatgaaataatatcaTTATAGAATTTCCAGATTATATACAATTTTTTGACTAATACCGTTTTTGTCAAGTAAGATAGTAAAATAGTATATTTGACTCAGTAATCACGTAGCACATATCTCCTATATTCCAGTTGGCATAATCCGTCACTTATACATTCACAtaatgttatatatgtatatatgtatatatatatatatatatatatatatatatatatatatatatatacatatatatatatatatatatatatatatatatatatatatatatgtatatatgtatatatgtatatatatatatacatatatacatatatacatatatatccttTATCACTTTTGTGTGTGGTAGGAAAATTATACATGAAAGGTAAGAGGTCTGATGACCAAACAAGGTGCTGGACTAACTGGCTCCAGTGTGCCAAACTCACTAGGGGCTACTCCAGTGACTGAAAAAAGCGTCAATAATAacgtcaataaacattttcctgagtgaATGATCTCAGTGGTTTGATGAATGTGCAATTGGGTAAATGATGTTCTCATCGAGGAAAATAAATAGGTGCAAATATAGgtcaaatctcaaggcttcaaaagTTTAGATTATTATAGGTGACATCTCAACCAGATGCAACTGTGCTGATCATGTGCCAGTATACCTCATTAaagctgttaaaaaataaaaccctaGCTTTTATGTTAACTGTAGGTTCAACCTGGAAAAAGGCATCCACATGCTGCTGTGGGACATCCCCCTTCAGTGCAGGGTAGGTGTACTTTCCCATCATGTCATAAATGGCCCTCACGATCTCAGTCATTTCCTGGAAGAGTACAAAGCATGTATATCACCACAGCTCAAGGACAAACACTGATACAGAGACTCATAGCAGTGAAAGCACAGTCGCGGTCTCACTTCTCTGTTTATGTATCCGTCTCTGTTAATGTCATACAAGTGAAACGTCCACTCCAGCTTTTCCCTCAGTGTCCCCCGCAGCAGTAGAGACATCCCCATGACAAAGTCCTGGCAGCAACAGGTAAAGGACAGAGGAACAGGGTCAGATTCTGAGAGCATCATAGCAGGAAGAAGCaaagaatatattatatatcgTATAATATTACAATTATAATAGATTTGTATTACCTTAAACTTAATGGCGCCATTGTTTGATGTGTCAAATGCATTGAAAAGGTAATGTGCATACATGCTTGCATctgaaacacacataaataaatgggTGCGGTCTCGCCtttgaaaagagaaatgtgCATGGAGATATTCAGAAATAGTGCACGTTACCTCCATGAGGGAAGAACTGGGAGTAAATTTGTTTGAATGTCTCCTCATTTACGACTCCGCTCGGACATTCCTGTGAAAGAGGAGAATAAGTGACTCTCACAAGTCACTCTTCATCACCCTGTCCAGTCCGGTGACCCACATCACAGagtcagaaaatgaataaataagaatTATGGGCCACAATACATATCCTAGGTACTGGGAGAGGTAAAAAGTTAGAATAAGCATCGATCTCTCAAGCTGGTTCCCAGGACAGGtggtgcttctttttttaaatcaaatataacaTAGAGTGATACAATTTATAGTTGTCTGAGGAGGAATCCTAGTAATATTTATGATCCTTTGATCGTCGTCACGATCGTGAACAAATACCTGCGAAACTGTATCGTGTTACGCCTGAACCAATTAAGTTTATgcgaataaaaagtgaaaaaaaaaggagtttgGGATTACATTCTTGAAACCACGATAGAGGATCTGCAGCTCCTGTTTGGTGAAGTTAGTTTGGGCTTCCAGAAGCTCGAGGCCCTCGGGTCTGTGACACACTATCGTCAACTCCAGCTCGTCGTCCAGCTTGTCTGCAGGCAAGAGAAGACGAGAGAAGGACGTCAAGACATTTACAATCCCTGTTTCACATGCAGCCTATCCAATCTTTCGAGATGCGAAAGATGTAATGTGCGGGACAGAAAGTCAGCGAGGCGGGTACAACGTGAAGTCAGCAGGAAAAATGAGGCCAAAATAGATTAAAtagagagaggaaatgatgggattaaagctgcagtggacagatcaatggggggaaaaaaactgctgaCTGTTGAGTTTCATGTGCATCGTAcatgtgcacatacagtaagtaCTAGGGTtgcacatttgtacatttttccTTAACAGTTGTGGAATGAGTTAATAAACGGGAGTGAATTAACCGATCGTAAACAATAAATTATAGAaacacaagtcttttttttacattctttcAATTCTAAACATTCTATATTAGCAGCCAATAAGTTATACGAACCTATAAGTACACCATAAGGTCCCAGTAAATAACCCTAATTCataaataatggtaataataataataataataatcttaatctGTAAAACTCTGTAGGGGTTTAAGGCTACATTTAATTGAACAATTGCTCTTGTTTAGTAATTAatgggagagaagagagttgCAGCACCCTAATTTGTTGCTTTTGTCTCAATGGGCAAGGTTGTAACTGTATTATTGATATAAGTATTCCCTATATTAGGCGGACTCTTTTcactgtggtaaaaaaaaaattggcacTATCACGTGAAATCATCAGTTTTTGCTAATCATCCCATAAGTGAACACGAAAGAAAACCCATCTAGAACATAGTCATCGTCCAACTGACTAAATTAGAAGATAGAGTTACCAACAAGGTTCTAAGGTAACAATGCATTACAAGGGTGAGCTCTTTAAGGTCAGAACATTTCAATATTGACCTATTCCTTGCTTGTTTAAGATTCTTTGCAGCATAGTAAGTTGTTGCCTGCGAGTAGCACTGCAGAGCAGGTGTAGTGGAACAGCCATTAGGAGGCGCCTGAACTGACCTGTGATCAGAAGGTTAAAACCTTCCATTACACTACATTTAGTTGTGTTAAGGGGCTTTGTTAATGGAAATATGGTGCTGATTTTGAAGACAGTAGAGAAAGGTTCTCATTTTGCTGCGGGCAAGGATTTGTCACTGTGACCgactttttttcatgattcattcattatctattACTTATCCTTTTGAGTTGGaaccagtcccagctgacagagggcaaaCGGCGGGTTACACACCCAAGGTCACCTGTCATCATAGGAccgagagacaaacaaccattcactctcactttcacgCCAATAAACCTACACCCACTCTGCATGTGCAtgggctgtgggaggaacccaCAGGGAGAAGAAGATTTAGGGATGCGCACTTCACATGTGGACTCCAGCATGTAATTACAGCATTGATCCCCTAGATGCTGAGAAAAAATGAGTTGTAATTTAAACCTAAAcgcattttgatttaatttatataGTAATTCAAATTCCCATTTGCATCATGAGTCGTCTTGACATCATTTATATTTCTGATCTACTATTGCAATCTGTACACATCCAATTTGAAAGTAAATAAGAGATTTATCTTTGTGTCAAATTTGTGTTC
This genomic stretch from Solea senegalensis isolate Sse05_10M linkage group LG13, IFAPA_SoseM_1, whole genome shotgun sequence harbors:
- the kcnip1b gene encoding Kv channel-interacting protein 1b isoform X2: MAGCTSCCSQGVLKLIQSLQRLVSGTLTKDKLDDELELTIVCHRPEGLELLEAQTNFTKQELQILYRGFKNECPSGVVNEETFKQIYSQFFPHGDASMYAHYLFNAFDTSNNGAIKFKDFVMGMSLLLRGTLREKLEWTFHLYDINRDGYINREEMTEIVRAIYDMMGKYTYPALKGDVPQQHVDAFFQKMDKNKDGVVTLEEFVVACQEDETMMRSMQLFENVM
- the kcnip1b gene encoding Kv channel-interacting protein 1b isoform X1 — protein: MGAVVGTLTMQTKQRRPSRDKLDDELELTIVCHRPEGLELLEAQTNFTKQELQILYRGFKNECPSGVVNEETFKQIYSQFFPHGDASMYAHYLFNAFDTSNNGAIKFKDFVMGMSLLLRGTLREKLEWTFHLYDINRDGYINREEMTEIVRAIYDMMGKYTYPALKGDVPQQHVDAFFQKMDKNKDGVVTLEEFVVACQEDETMMRSMQLFENVM